In the Bacillus sp. SM2101 genome, TTAATAGAATATGAATGAAAATTCAAGATGCTTGTACAAATGACTTGATTAATTCAATTGTTTTATCCAATATAAGTGAGAGGCTAAGAGTCTATGTAGAAGCAAAGGCTGAATTTAAAGTTGGAAAAATATGAAGGATGCACAAGATATTTGTTTACATCTTACACGTTAGAATCAAATAGGAAATAAATATAAGGTGGTAGGTGTATTTTACACATAAGGAATGCATCTTTAAGCAGAAGTGATTCGAATAGAATTCCATATAAGCTGAGGAACAAATATTTACACTTAATAGATTTACTAGAGAAACAAAATACGTGACAAAATGTTTTTCTTAGCAATGTTTTTTTTCAGCAGTAAATTCCGATACTTATAGACTCGAATGATAAAACCAAGCTGATACAGTACTGGGATATTATGTTATTATTAGATCGTATAATAATTTGGCAAATAACAGGAGAATGAAGGAGAGGGAAGTTTTGAGAGAAGATCAATTATTTGAACAAATGAAAATGTGGCGTAAATGGTCTGTTCAACTACTTTGCACAATTTCCGATGAAGTTGCTGACATAATTCCGCATGGTCATAATAACAGCATTCGCTGGAATGCTGGTCATATTTTAGTAGGTTGGGATCATACGATGTTTCCTGCTGTCAATGAGAAGAGACAATTGCCTCTTACATATCACGAAATGTTCCCAAGAGGTAGTAAACCACAAAATTGGACAGAACAACCCCCATCGATGGAAGAAATCATTAACAAACTGGAGGAACAACCAGATCTTATTGTAAAAGCATGTAAGGGACATCTTGATGACCCTCTTCATGAATCTTTTTTAGGCATGAAAACATTAGGAGACATGGTTGTTTTTCATATGAACCATGAAAATCTACACATAGGAATGATTAAAAGTATGAAGAATTTACTTGAGTAAAGATGACATAGTTAGCAAGTTTTTAAAAACAATGATTTTTGAGATTGCTAAGGGCTGAAAAAACCAGTCCTTTTTGTTTTGAGACAGTAGGAAAGCTTTTTTGTGTTTGATCAAATGGTATAATTCGTTCTAACAAAATGATGAATATGACATAGTTTGAATCACCTATATAAGTATTGGAATAAATAGTAAATTAAAACACATACTTTCCTCAACATAAAAGATTTTTAATAATCATTGTTATTGTTAGTTGATGCCACATTAGAAAAGGTGTCATGACCTCTTATAAAGTCAAACTCCAGAAAGTTATTCTTCATTTCTATATCTTAATAATGGCATGTCCCTAGTATTATTATCATTACCATTCATATAAAATCATCCTTCTTAAATCTTGAGAAAGAGTGCTATCCAGCTCTTGGCATACCTACCCTTTAATCTTGGTTTTTATTGTTTCCAATGGTGAAGTTAAGAATTTAGTGTATGATGCAAAAAAGTTTGATCCTAGGAAAGCTGTGACTATTAAAGCAAGCGTAAGGTTAACGATAAACTGTGTATCCAGATTCCAGTCGTTCATAAAGTTATTTTTTTTCCACATAAATACGAAGGCTGGATGAAATAGGTAGATTCCTAGTGAATGGTCGCCCCATTTTGTAAAGAAACATTTTTTGCCCTTAATCACAATGAGTATTAGTATAGAAAGCCATGTAGATAATAGAAAGTGTGATAGTATTTTTGTTACATAGGTATCATTGTCTGACAAAAAACGTGATGTGCTATAACTTCCTTTATAAAGCCATTCCAAGTTAGGCGTAAATTCAATAAAAAGAAACACACCCACCGCTGTAAGTAGCAATAAACCTTTTGCTATATTTGGAGATAGGCTAGTATAAAGTTTCTTTAGCGCATTGTTAGACATAAAAAATCCAGCAAAGAAAAAAGGTGCAAATGTAATCGTACGCTGATAACTAAGTGTATAAGAAGAAAAATTAGGATAAAACTCTCTTGCAAAATTCACGAGGGGATCTGTGTATAGACGTGAAAAAAAGCTTATTAAAAGTATTAGGGTAAATAGAATTAGTTTACTAATATTGTTTGGGTTCAACTTTGCAATTATTCCCGCTAAGACATACCAAAAAGAAATACTAACGATATACCAAAGATGAAATCTTGGCTTCTCGTAGTTAAACCCTATCGTCTCGTACTCTCCAATGAAGTAGAAAAACAAGGTATATAATGTCTGAAAAATGATATATAACATTAAGAGATTGACAACTTTCTTCAATTGTATTCTTTTTGCTAAAAATCCACTTATGAACACAAAAAGTGGCATGTGAAACGCATAAATAAAAATAAAAGTTTGAAGATAATGCTCTTTATTCAATTCTAAGAAATGTCCAAATACCACAAGGAAAATTAGTATACCTTTCGTATTACTTAACTTTATATCCTTATCAAACAATTCAACCTCCCCCTAATTGCCATGGATTTTATGTCTTTAAATATACCTGTCTTAAATGACTTTCCAGTGACTCGAATATGACAAATTAGTCACTTATGTTGAATCTGATATATTGTTTATAAAACTTAATCAGAAACGTGTTTTTCTTTTTCTTTATACTAAACAATGAAATTTAAGCAATAGCGAGACCTTTACGGGTTTATCGTGTTATTTAAATAAGACAGACAGTTTTTATAACTTTTGTGACTAAAGGTTGTTGAGTAGTATGGTACGAGGATAAGGGAACTGCTTAACAGTGACAATTTGTGAAGTTAAGTGACATCTCGACATTTAGAGGAATTTAGGTTGTGATAAGTCATTAGTTGTTTTGTTATACAAAAAAGAGCTTTAGAGAAATATTGATTGTTAGAGGGGACAGTAGTGGGTGAAAGAATAATGTTAAAGATTATTAAAACAAGAATTGGGTTGACGGTTCAATAGTATTACTATTGCATGGTTACATTGTAATTTAATCGAAAAATTTAATATATACAGTTGGTAAAAAAAGTAAAAAATCCATTCAATTCAACAATACACAAGAAATAGGGGAAGCCCCTAAAATAGGAGTTTCCCCAGAATCCATTTACAATTATCATTATGATGACTATTAAAAAAGCCTTCCTAGCATACTTGCTCAATTAAGTTAGGAGAGTTGTTCTTTGGCGAATTTACATCTGATGACACTTCAAAAGCTTCCATAAGTTCCTGGTCAAAAGGTATTAACAACTTCTGAAGATAAGCTGTATCATTTATAGATGGATCTAACCAAATTTTTTCATCATCTGGTTTTAGAATTACCGGCATCCGATTATGAATCGAGGACATTAGCTCGTTAGGTTCGGTTGTGATGACTGTGCACGAATAAATAGTATGCCCATCTGGGGATTGCCAAGATTCCCATAATCCAGCCATTCCAAACGGTTCATCTGATTTAAGCTTAATACGCATAGGAATTTTGCGCTCTTGCGTCTTCTTCCATTCATAGAAAGAATCAGCAATAACTAAACAGCGCTTCTTTTTATAAGCATTTCGAAAACTATTTTTATCAGCAAGTGTCTCAGCTCTAGCATTAATCATTTTATAACCGATTTTCATATCCTTTGCCCAACGAGGGATGAAGCCCCATCTAAGATATCCAAGTCGATTCTTTTCACCGTCGTTGATTACAGTTACGACAGAATGTGAAGGAGCAACATTATAATTAAAGCGGTATTCATCTTCTGTAAAAGCTGCTTTGATGTCAAAGCGGTCAATAATCTGATCAAATTGAGTGAAAAGAGCAAACCTACCACACATCATATCACCTACATAAAATTATTACGACGATTGTAGCAAATATTGTAAAAATAGGCAAATGAATCATCTAATAAAACGAATGTCAAAATTACTTGAATAGGAGATTTTTAATTCATTGAAGTCCAATATACTAATGAGTTGATAACTTGGATTGTTTTGTAAGAAATACACTTTAGGAGCTCTATAAAGGTGGAATAGATTATTTGAAAAATAGCAAATTAAATCATAGTTTAATAAATTATCTACAATTCTTATATTTATTCGTTATCATGAGTTGATATTTATACAGCAAATCATCTAGACGTTGACTGAGGTATTTTGTTTCACAGTGATTCAACCCTTTTTGAATGCCAGATGTAATCATTTCTGATCTTAGTTCTTCGATTTGTTGTAATAGCTGTGATTCGCGCTGATTATTCATCATTGTATAAAAACACCTCAATAACTAAAATATGGATAAAGATAAGTAGACAATAATTATATAGATTAATAGATAACATTTAAATAGATGTAACAAAATTGTAACGTGGTAAATGTTTACATTTAAAAGGAAGAGAGGCCATAAGCTGGGGAACTGCTGTTAAGCAATGAAAAATAGTCAGCTTTTGAGAAGAGGGCTGTGAGTTAGATGCCTTAATGGCAGCCGGGTAAATGTAACATTTAGAGGTGAATTAGCTATAAATTGAGAAAGGTGATTTGTTTTAAAAACGGGAAAAAATGATGAAGTTATTTTTTTCATTCTTTTATCTATTGAACAACTATAGCACCTTCATTATAGTCGAATTATCAGATTAAATATGAGGTGGCATGCAAAAAGTGAATCAGACAAGGTATGAATCATTTAAGGCTTTAATGAATAACAATATGAAAAATTATGGACAAAAACTACTTATAAGTTTATTAGTGATCTCTGTAATAATTAACTACGTCCAATACAATAAGAATCAGGATCAAGATGATTTATTACGTGATTTTTACATGGAATATATCTCTGATATTTTTTCTATAAATAGAAGTTTTTCTTATCTTGAAAATTTAAATATAGAAGAATTGAAAGATGCTGAACGTTCTTATTCTCAAATGTTGCAGTACATTTCTAAATTGGCACACAGTCATGAAATAAATGCATCGTTTGAAACAAAACTACTCATAGATAATGCTTACGGTCTAGTAAAAAAGTTATATTCAAAAACTTAATCAGGAACACCCTTCACTGAAGAAGATTTGTTAGAAATTAAAGAAATAAACAAATATTTCGAACTTTTTTCTAAAGGAACCAACTATGACATAAGAAATAAGTCCTTTAAGGAGCTTAAAAAAGAGCTATACAATAGAAATCATAGATTAATAGATGTAAGGTATGGCAAACCTCCAGCCAAAAATTAAAGTTTGCTTAGTACATATTAACACACTGCCTAAATACACCCCGTCTTAATTATGTGACGGGTGCATTTTTGATGGAACCTTTTTTATTTATCATTGTATAATTGTTTAAAGCTAATGTTTAAAATAAAACCACTAGTGAAAACTTTTAAAGGGAGGTTACGCATATTTCTATAAAACAATATTTATATAAGCTCAGCTTAAAACCTGCTCTATTAGACGAAGAGAATTGGACTGATAGAGAACATCATATTATACAACAACATTTCGACATGTTACAGCGGTTACTTGAAGAAGGAAAGATGTTATTAGCAGGGAGAACTCTTAATATGGATTCATCGGGTTTTGGCATTGTCATCTTAGAGGTAGCATCGGAGGATGAAGCGAAAAAAATTATGCAAGACGACCCTGCTGTTAAGGAAAAAATAATGACTGCAGAGCTGTTTCCATATCGAGTCGCCTTATATAGAAATAAATAAACAACTTTATGACGATGAAAACAAATCATTCCTATTGTTCAAACAATCTACTTTTCAAAACAAGCACTATAAAAAAGTAATAGGATAATCATAGAAATCTTTATAAGTAGTTGTTACACATATGATGATTGTAATTTGTCAATCATTTTACAACATATGTGTGCATAAACTGAATCATCATTAATAAAGGCTTTTGTCGTAAACTTTGTTGCTAATTTTAATGAAAGTGGACTGTATGATGCGTTATAAGAAGAGCTCATTAATTGTAAAATAAGATGCCACAAACGCTAGATGTATACGTGCTTATATCTTATAACGTTATGCAACAATCAATGTGAAAACAGCCTAAGTAAAAAGGGGGAAATATGGATCTAGAGTTATCTAATGCTATATGGTTATTCGTTGTAATATTTATGCTCCATGATTTTGAGGAGATTATTACAGTTGAACAATGGGCGAATAAATATCAACATAAAGTAACTGGGAATAATATTTGGATCAAAAAAAAGATATAACAATTTTGGAACTTAAACTCTAATAGTTTTGCAAAGAGAGATGTCATTATTTTCATCATTATGTGTAGTATTACATTTATCAAAATTCAGTTTTTACATGGCTCATGGAGCTCAATTTTGTATTTGTCATTTATAGTTTTTGTCTTAATACATAACATTGTCCATGTTTTGCAAACGTTGGTACTAAGAGCATATACCCCAGGTTTATATACAGCAATCTTTCTAGTAACCCCTTATATTATTTACCTACTAAGTCGTTTGTTATAGAACGTTTTTTATACTCCTTGAACAAGCATACTTTATTCGAACGTACGTTTTGTTATATTCTTTTTTAAAACAAGAACTACATTTTTGTAATACCAACATTAAAGTGATTATTTCCTAGTGATGAGAAAATAATAATAGAAAAATGTGCAAAACTTAAAACCTAAATTTCTTATTTTCTATATTAAGAAATTAGGTTTTTTATTTTTATCATCATCTTAAAGAGATAACCCCTGACCATCATTAATATTAGTTAATAAAGTATTAAACAACCCCAAAAGTTGTATGACTTGTTTCACTATTAAAAACACATTGAACTTTAAAGAAAATACTTAAGAAGGAATTGAAATTTCCTTTATACAGGAGATTTACAATAATTTTTTCGTGGTTAACACTATAAAAAACGTGGTAATATTAATATGTGAGTGTAATGTATTCTAACATCCAGAAAGGACGATGAGGGGAATGGATAGGCTAATAAAGAAATTATTAATTGTTACATTAATCTTCGCTATAGTTTCACCTTCTTTTCAAACAGGATTTGCAGCTACACAAGGGGAAGTAGTAATAAACGAAATAGCTTGGATGGGCACCAATGTAAGCAGTAATGACGAATGGGTTGAATTATACAATAACACAAACACAACGATATCAATTGACGGTTGGACATTGAGTTCGACTGATGGTACACCTACAATACATTTAAATGGAGATATTTCACCTAATGGATATTTCCTTTTAGAGAGAACAGATGATAGTACAGTTTCAAGTGTTGTGGCTGATATTGTTTATACAGGAGCTCTAAGCAATACAAGTGAAATTTTAGAATTAAGAGATGACCAAAATAACTTAATAGACTTAGTAGATAATTGGTATGCTGGAGATAGTAGTACAAAGGCTACGATGGAAAGAGTTGATTCAACCGTTAGCTCAATTGCTTCAAATTGGAAGAGCTCTACTACGGCTTATAATGAAGGTTTAGGAACACCAAAGCAAAAGAACTCTATTGAAACAACTGAACCATCAGGTTGTAATACTACTGATGAGCAATTAAACAATGTTTCTAATGAGATAGGTGCTATTAATGTATATTTCAATAAATGTGCAAATGTAGAAGATGCAATTACTGGAAATCTAGCAAACTACAATGTTAATTTAGAAAACAGGTTGATTCAACGCTTAAATGAGGCTACAACGAGCATAGATATGGCAGCCTATGAAATTAATTTACCTAGAATTGTAGATGCTTTAATTGGGAAAGCTGCTGAAGGAGTAGAGATTAGGTTTATTGCAGACGCTAAAGATAGTGATGACCCGAACAACTTAGAACGTTTTCAAACAATGAGGTTGTATGTAGAGAAAATGGTTAGAGGACTAGATGGAGTAATTGGTACACCAGATGATATACGTGTATTCTCAGATTCACCAATGTTTGTTGTTGAGGATCTAGTCAAGCGAGCTGAATTTGGTTTACCTTCTGATTTTACCGACTTTCCGGAAGTAACAGTTCAAGTTGGAAATACAAATGAAACTGGCTATTTATTCGTAGAAGCTGAACAAAAAGATATTAACTCATACTACTCTCCTAATACTCAAATGCACAACAAATTTGCAGTAGTGGATGATAGTTGGGTGTATACAGGCAGTTGGAATTATACTGTTACCGGTTTGTATGGTACGGAGGAAAATATGCAAAATGGAATCTTAGATGGAAATCAACAACATGTAGTTGAAGTGAATAGTCCAGAACTGGCAAGTATCTATGAAGTTGAATTTAATGAAATGTGGGGGAGTACTTCACTTATCCCAGATCCGGTAAATGCTAATTTTAATACTCGGAAAGCGGATAATACTTCCCATAGTGTGAATATAAATGGAAAAACGATAGAAGTCTATTTTTCATCTGGTGATAATGCATTAGGTCGCGTTCAAAATATTATTAAGAACGAGGCAGATCACAGTGCCTACTTTACAATTTTTGCTTGGAGTGACCAATCTATTCTAGATGAACTGAAATATAAATGGGAAGGTTCTTATACTGATTTAGTTGGTTCATTAACCGGGTTCGATGTGAAAGGCGTCTTTGATTCGAGTTATTGGAATCAGTGGTGGTCAGCAAGTGTCGATATGACAGGTAGAACTGCAACACAGTCAAGTGTCGGAAATCCAAATACACGTTGGGCAAACCCTGCACCAGTGTATCAAGACAATGAATCTAGAAAACTACACAGTAAAACAATGTTGATTGATGCCAATTCTACAAGTGATCCTACTGTGATAATTGGTTCAACTAACTGGAGTGAGAATGGTAATAACGTGAATGATGAGAATATGCTTATTATTCACGACGAAGCGATTGTAAATCAATTTCTTCAAGAATTCAATGCGCGCTACGAAAATGCGAGTGGATTTTAGCTTATAAGCCTCGTTTCGTAAACAATGTTGCTAGATTATTTATGATTTTCATCGTCTTAGTAGAAAAGTTGAGTTTCTTAGTAGCTAAAACAGTTAATAGATAAAGTTTAATTGCCCTTGTAGAAGATAAGAAATTTTTATCTACTATAAGGGTATTCAATTATATATGATCAAAGGGAAACTATTTACAAATAATTATCATATCAATGTCATTATTTTATTTACGTTACATGTAATCTACATATGAACTTGTTGAGGTAGGCTACCTAAATAAAAAGTACGGTCTTTGGAACTAAACATAAAATTGCGGTTAACATATATGCATCTTGCTATTTCAATTTTCTAGGTAATGAAATTCAAATATTTTCATATGACTTTACAATTAATTTAATTAGGAGGACATCGCTATGATAGGTATTTTAGGAGGGATGGGACCAAAATCTACTGCCCCCTTCATTGACAATGTGGTTGACCAGTGCCAAAAGATATATGGGGCG is a window encoding:
- a CDS encoding phospholipase D-like domain-containing protein; this translates as MDRLIKKLLIVTLIFAIVSPSFQTGFAATQGEVVINEIAWMGTNVSSNDEWVELYNNTNTTISIDGWTLSSTDGTPTIHLNGDISPNGYFLLERTDDSTVSSVVADIVYTGALSNTSEILELRDDQNNLIDLVDNWYAGDSSTKATMERVDSTVSSIASNWKSSTTAYNEGLGTPKQKNSIETTEPSGCNTTDEQLNNVSNEIGAINVYFNKCANVEDAITGNLANYNVNLENRLIQRLNEATTSIDMAAYEINLPRIVDALIGKAAEGVEIRFIADAKDSDDPNNLERFQTMRLYVEKMVRGLDGVIGTPDDIRVFSDSPMFVVEDLVKRAEFGLPSDFTDFPEVTVQVGNTNETGYLFVEAEQKDINSYYSPNTQMHNKFAVVDDSWVYTGSWNYTVTGLYGTEENMQNGILDGNQQHVVEVNSPELASIYEVEFNEMWGSTSLIPDPVNANFNTRKADNTSHSVNINGKTIEVYFSSGDNALGRVQNIIKNEADHSAYFTIFAWSDQSILDELKYKWEGSYTDLVGSLTGFDVKGVFDSSYWNQWWSASVDMTGRTATQSSVGNPNTRWANPAPVYQDNESRKLHSKTMLIDANSTSDPTVIIGSTNWSENGNNVNDENMLIIHDEAIVNQFLQEFNARYENASGF
- a CDS encoding YciI family protein produces the protein MKQYLYKLSLKPALLDEENWTDREHHIIQQHFDMLQRLLEEGKMLLAGRTLNMDSSGFGIVILEVASEDEAKKIMQDDPAVKEKIMTAELFPYRVALYRNK
- a CDS encoding DinB family protein — its product is MREDQLFEQMKMWRKWSVQLLCTISDEVADIIPHGHNNSIRWNAGHILVGWDHTMFPAVNEKRQLPLTYHEMFPRGSKPQNWTEQPPSMEEIINKLEEQPDLIVKACKGHLDDPLHESFLGMKTLGDMVVFHMNHENLHIGMIKSMKNLLE
- a CDS encoding SOS response-associated peptidase, with protein sequence MCGRFALFTQFDQIIDRFDIKAAFTEDEYRFNYNVAPSHSVVTVINDGEKNRLGYLRWGFIPRWAKDMKIGYKMINARAETLADKNSFRNAYKKKRCLVIADSFYEWKKTQERKIPMRIKLKSDEPFGMAGLWESWQSPDGHTIYSCTVITTEPNELMSSIHNRMPVILKPDDEKIWLDPSINDTAYLQKLLIPFDQELMEAFEVSSDVNSPKNNSPNLIEQVC
- a CDS encoding acyltransferase family protein; this translates as MFDKDIKLSNTKGILIFLVVFGHFLELNKEHYLQTFIFIYAFHMPLFVFISGFLAKRIQLKKVVNLLMLYIIFQTLYTLFFYFIGEYETIGFNYEKPRFHLWYIVSISFWYVLAGIIAKLNPNNISKLILFTLILLISFFSRLYTDPLVNFAREFYPNFSSYTLSYQRTITFAPFFFAGFFMSNNALKKLYTSLSPNIAKGLLLLTAVGVFLFIEFTPNLEWLYKGSYSTSRFLSDNDTYVTKILSHFLLSTWLSILILIVIKGKKCFFTKWGDHSLGIYLFHPAFVFMWKKNNFMNDWNLDTQFIVNLTLALIVTAFLGSNFFASYTKFLTSPLETIKTKIKG
- a CDS encoding aspartyl-phosphate phosphatase Spo0E family protein produces the protein MNNQRESQLLQQIEELRSEMITSGIQKGLNHCETKYLSQRLDDLLYKYQLMITNKYKNCR